The genome window CACGTCGACCCCTGGGGGTGGCGGGTCGCGGCGTGCGGGCTTGGCCATCGCGCGGGGTGAGCTGCCGTTGTACACACTGACCGGCAGCTGGTAGTAGCTGCGCATCGGCGGGGCGTTGGTGTAGGACTGCTCGGTGACGGCCACGATGACGCCGTAGGTGGTGACGTTGGGTGCCGTCTCGCCGACGAACGTCGCCGAGGCGGCCTGCGCCGAGACGATCAGCGGGGAGGTCGTGGGCAGCGACATGTCGCTGGTGTCGGGGAAGCAGCGCGCCACCTCGGCGGCCCGGCTGCTGCTGGCCGTCAAAAGCACTGTCACGCAGTCAATGGCGTAGCTCTCGACTAGAGCGGTCTCGTTGCCGACCGAGCGCGCCGTCACCGCCACCGGTGTTTCGTCAGACGGGAAGACCCAGCGCCACAGCGTGGACGCCCCGCTGATCACCGAGCAGACCACCAGGATGATCACGATGACCTTGGCGCCGCCCTGGCCGGTCGTGGTCAGGCGTCGCCGCCACGTGTTCGTCAATTGCATGTCAAACCGCCTTGTGTCCAATGATTTTGATGCTCGACACCGCGAACGTTCCGTCCGCCGGATCGCGAGAGGCGTCTCCGCCTGGTAGGACGGGCGCGGGAGCGGCCCCACCTTGAGTGCCGCCGAGGATGTCGCCGAGGATCGACGGTCCGGCGCTGGGCGGCGGTGTGGGGGTGTTGCCAGACGGTGCAATAGCGGGCGGGCGGCTGGTCTCCTGGATGATCACGGTGATCTTCGAGGCCAGCACGCCGGGTCGAACCGATTCCACGGCTTCGCCGCGGACATTGCCGGTGTTCTGATTCTTCACCGTTCGGTCGGTGTCGTTGAACTGCCACTGCACCCGCGTGACCACGCGATGCTGCAGCCACGGATCGGGCTGGTCAGGTCCGACGTCGGTCTTGTTCACCGCGCCCGGCACGATCGACACCGCAGTGATGACGAACGTGCGCCCCAAATCGATCTCCAGGACCTGCCCGTCGACCGATCTCACACACACCCACGGGGTGGTCGAGCTGGGGTCGGCTACTGACTGTGCCGATGTGGACCCCGGTGGACAATCTGAGGACGCTGTAAAAGGTAGCGGCCCATCGGTGTTCGGCGGTGTGCTCGGCGGTGCCACGTCGACCGTTCGGGGTGCCACCGGCGCGGCAGTGGGTCGCGGCGGCTGGTCGCTGGGCGAGTTGGCCATGGTGACGACCAGCGTGATGACAGTGCCGATAGCGGCCACAGCGCCGAACGCGGCCAACACCCACGGAGTGAACCGGCGCGGCGGCCCGTCCTCCGAACGGGCGTCGGCGGGGCCGTCGTCCAGTTCCACTGCCGGCCCGCCGATGTCGAGCGGCGAACCGAGCAAAACATCGCGTCCCGAAGCGTCGTAGTCGTCGTCGAATTCGCCGTACCCAGAGGCCGATTCCTCCTCGCCGTCGTCGCCGAACTCCTCCGAGGGCGTCGCCTCCGGCAGGATCTCGTTTGATTCAAGGTCGGGATTCTTGATCGCCGTCGCAGCTCGCGGCGTCCGCACCGTGGTCGAGGTGGGGAGGTCGCCATCGCGGTCGTCGCCGCGGTCGTCGCCTTCGTGGACGCTGATCGCCCCGATGTTCTTGAGCCACTCGTCGTTGTCGATGTGGCCCGTCATGACAGCCTCGCATCGACCACGCCACGCCAACGCGCCATGCGTCGGCTGCCTTCGATCAGATCGACGCCCATCACGGCGGCGAGGGCACATACCGTCGATGGACGCCACGACTGCGGTCGCCGGACAAGGTTTCGCACTGTCGGCCCCCAGATGACGGTGAACGACCACCGGGCCGCGACGCCGCGCCGCAACCGTTCCCTCAGGTTCCACGGCGCGTTCGTGAGAACGTCACGCGCTGCGCACCACTCCTGAAGCTGTTGAACGACACGGTCGTTCGCATAGGTGCTCGGGCAAGAGTCGAGGAAGGTGAGCGCGTCGATGTCCCTCAGCCACTCCTCGGTGTCGGTATGGCTGTGCTGCGCAGCGGTCCGTCCCGGCGCGGGCCTCGACTGCCCCGTCGCGGTGGAGATGGAGGCGTACAGATCCCGCGACGCCGTTGAAAAGTCTCGCCTCGCCCGATGCCAAGTCGTCAGCGCATGCGTCATGGCCGCCGACCCCGATCGCTGCCGGTGGGACGGCTGCCCGCGCGCGAACGCCGGCCTGGCGGCACCGCGGCGCGCGGTGTGAACTTTGGGGCGGTGTCCAGACCCTCGGTCTCGGACGGGCCCCATCGCAGGTACAGGTCCTCCACGGGGCCAGCAGTCGCCGGCAAGGCCGCAGCGCGGGGAGCCGGAATGGGCGCCTGGGTCGCGGGCGCGACGTGCGTGGGCGTCCACGGTGCAGCCGGAAGGACTTGGACGTTCTGACGCGGCCGGCGGTTGCGCAATAGGTGCACGACCAGGATCGCGACCGCGGCCGCCACCAGAACCGGAGTGAGCTGCACGAGTATCTGGACGAGCACGGCGATGACGACGGTGAACCCGACCACCACCCCTGCCGCCACCATCAGCATGGTCTTCACGTCTAGCCTCCTCGGACCGGTCAATGACCAACTATGTCACCGCACCGTATCCACTAGGAGGTAAATGTGTCCACACTCATGGACGACTAAGGGCGAAATATGGTTCTGTTAGCTCATGGAGGTACCAGAGCAGGGCATAGAACGGTTGCACCACTTCGTGACCGAGCGCCGACGCGCATTGGGAATCAGCCGCACGCAGATGTTCGCCCGCGGCGGGCCGTCGCCATCGACGATGAACAAGGCGCTCACCGGGGACCGCGGGCTATCGCGATCGACCCTAGAGCGCATCGATCGGGCACTGGGATGGGCGCCGGGCTCAGCGGAGTCCGTCATGGACGGCGGTACCCCCACCTCGCGCATCCCGGCATCCAGCGAGGCTGCCTGCCCGGCGCACGAACACGTCGTCACCGTGTTGGAAAGCACCCGAACACAGCTGCACACCGCCCTGGAGCTGGTGGAAGGTCTGCTCGGGTCTGGCCATGCCCGCTGAGATCTACGACGAGGAGCGCCGCGCCTGGATCGCCGCGCGTGCCGGCATTTGGATGTTCCAGAAGCGTCGCGCGGAACTGCTAGGCAAACGCATTCGGGCCCGTAGCCGCGCGAAGGTGGGTGCCCGCCCCGACCCGCACGACGACCAGGTGACACCGCCGCTGATCTTCCGTACGTCCTCCACCACCACCGGCGCCGTCGAAACCGGAGTCGCGGCAGCCCTTGCTGCAGCCGCCCCCATCGGGTGGCCGGCCGGCCGGATGCTCTATACCGCGATCACCGGGTTGATCCCCGAGCGTCTGCAGGCCTACCCGATCGCGGCGCTGCTCGGCGCTGCGATCCTCTGCGGGGCTCCCCTACCGCTGCTCTATGACCCCAACCCGTCGTTGATGAGCACACTGATCATCCCGTGGCTGCTGGCCCAGATCCCGGCCACCTTCGCCTCGGCCGCCGCCTACGGTGTTCTCGAAGGGTGGCTGGCCATCGACGGTTCCAGCGACTGGTGGCCGTTGGCACCCGCGCAGCGCGATGTCGACGACACCCTCATCCTTGGCCCGGCTCCCGTCTCCATGCCGACCCTGCTCGATCCCGACCCAGCCGCCGTTAAGCCGGTGTCAGACGCTTTGCGTGTCCCGCGCCGACGACCAGCACCCGTGAACTGGACCCGGCTGGCCATGCCCGCCGCCGTCGCTGCACTGGGCAGCCTCTGGTACCTAGCCGCGGTTGCGACGACCCTCGCCCACTTGCCGGCCACCGCGCTCGCCGGCACGTAGCGGCGCCGTTAGCCCAGGACCGCAGCCCGCCATCTCGGGTGCGGGACAGG of Mycolicibacterium madagascariense contains these proteins:
- a CDS encoding conjugal transfer protein, which produces MQLTNTWRRRLTTTGQGGAKVIVIILVVCSVISGASTLWRWVFPSDETPVAVTARSVGNETALVESYAIDCVTVLLTASSSRAAEVARCFPDTSDMSLPTTSPLIVSAQAASATFVGETAPNVTTYGVIVAVTEQSYTNAPPMRSYYQLPVSVYNGSSPRAMAKPARRDPPPPGVDVSLDYPVTITNDAVLAGVISGFVTCYLTDANGIERFVTVDSGLGPLRAYATATVTSIRAQRQVPDAPPEGAELRVWVTVSARAADYTTTPLQYPLTLRATGGAWSVAAIDVVPAIDPDAPPTPVAGATR
- a CDS encoding helix-turn-helix domain-containing protein → MEVPEQGIERLHHFVTERRRALGISRTQMFARGGPSPSTMNKALTGDRGLSRSTLERIDRALGWAPGSAESVMDGGTPTSRIPASSEAACPAHEHVVTVLESTRTQLHTALELVEGLLGSGHAR